One genomic region from Amphiprion ocellaris isolate individual 3 ecotype Okinawa chromosome 20, ASM2253959v1, whole genome shotgun sequence encodes:
- the si:ch211-266g18.10 gene encoding titin isoform X8, protein MAEGAKPASATAAGGSNGAAAPQPGFLRSGALSLLNKLKVSVELLIALAALLSWVVVGVVMFDFVEYKAVPDIQQIITDPVKAVNDAVDEATSLLNKFQECAPDLSDPMSAATYAAEEISAAKDGVVRYFSDEEGTFYLSYIDPVVIGRRAFHSTNDFMCGVVGGCRDTLCTVVDSILDTIQEINKGKIDLSYIDPVVIGRGVFNVTNEFVCGVVGYIQGVLCSILDTILDVVKGVTDISFIDPVVIGRNTFGATNDFVNGIVGYIQSVLCTIIDSILEIVKGTTDISFIDPVVIGRNVFSVTNDFVSGIAGYIQDVLCVILDVILDTLKDIQQAVGFSPMSVLKTTADITKEQISMLVSYFSATLIGEEGIMPEVSLDPMKVVEDAVLEFTDKKDLFVAYMSSMLVGDQGEPAAPPVVNVVTEKDEAVAAPSDINLVRRKGEFLPPFEKVAEILHTAKDEAAPAAELSEDSKTEEEEEEKEEEEEEEEAEVPPEAASEADVQDAEEDEVKHVDLEEKESETPLEEEILDHDSKEEEKEEADKEEEEEIITEEAAEQLEKEEGEEQEEDKKEEEGEEDQGKTEEAVDEEDEEAQAADGVVEDKEEEEEIKTEDVLVEEEEEEVEEEIKTEDYLVEEEEEEVEEEIKTDDVLVEEEEEEEEEEIKTEDDLVEEEEEKEEEEIKTEDDLVEEEEEEEEEEIETEDALVEEEEEEEEETKTIDALVEEEEEEETKTEDALLEDEDEEEEEEAKPEEVLLEDEEKEKEEEETKTEEDLAEDEDEEKEEETKTEDVLLEDEDEEEEEEEDEEDDKTKTDKDLAEDVEKEEPKLEDLAEEEEEEEEEEEEEEEEQEEEEEVKSEEEDERVQQTIKITDDDARDQFEKTDEEDQDLEMDNEDEEEEEGEKLDYVEIKEDDKDAEEEPLVQQLDLKILASEKLHIDQIPESEEETLLPEHDEDEFADIVDDHDENNNNSESRKTEPKRKRKVHVPFEKLRRVGSRAPHKEEHLSKHEKVLKEAKERHAIKEVKDAIVKEEEPVKKALKEEEDAKKLPKEKKQVKKLLKEEKEIKKPSKEKKEVKKPAKEEEEVKKPLKEEKVKKQLKEEKEVKKPPKEHKEVRKHKRLSKKEEEVKERPKEEKEIKKPLRDKKEVKKPPREEKETKKPPKEEKEIKKPPKKEKEEKRPPKAAEVTKEEKKPPKEEKEEKKPIKEAKDKHKPENKEERALKKERDVKKPLKEEKEVKKSPKEEERPSKKEKEVRKLLKEEKEAKKPAKEDKEEEKPLKTEREEKIPSKKQKEVKKPPKEEKEVKKPPKEEKEVKKPQKEEKEPKKPTKDEKEPEKPTKDEKEPKKPTKEEKEIKKPQKEDKEVKKPLKKEKEEKETPKEKREVKKPSKEDKKEKKPIKEETEDEKPHKEAKIPTKDEKEVKKPHKEEKEVKKPPKEEKEGKKPLKDKEIEKLLKQVKEEKESPKDKKGVKQPSEDKKVKKPIKDEKEEKKPLEEKREMKKPSKEDKEEKKPLKEKKEVKKPSEEEKKPLKEKKEVKKPSEEEKKPLKEKKEVKKPSEEEKKPLKEKKEVKKPSEEEKKPLKEKKEVKKPSEEEKKPLKEKKEVKKPSEEEKKPLKEREVKTPPKEDKKEKEEKKPIKEAKKEAESKKEKISKDGKEPIKPSKQEKEIKTTTKEDKEPTKKRVTKTEAKPKKSAKRIKVVKKEVASVLKKEHLNVTKAAEEPKKSAKVLKFAKKQIAPALKKEHKNVTKAAEVPEVPKVTAKPEVTKKVAAPKEAKKEPKQKIKRKPVKPDIDAVKEKEKAAPKKKEAEVSELKPKPGQKDAAVTKEKAKRAPPKKEVPKKKAKAAPAKKEAAAPKEKVKPVILTKEQEGAPKNATLAKERVKIVPMKKVVKAPKKEVKAVSAKTKSAKIKTKPTPVVKEAEAPHKNVSLTKEKVKVVPLKKVPVTPKEKVKAAPTKKEAEVLKEKKAEPVTPKKAAKPTPAKKKKVPETPKEKVKPALTKKEAELLKEKKPEPVTPKKEAEVLKEKKAEPVTPKKEAEVLKEKVAEPVTPKKAPVSKAKPTPAKKKKEPAKIKTKPAPVVKEAEAPHKNVSLTKEKVKVVPLKKVPVTPKEKVKPPPTKKEAEVLKERKAEPVTPKKEAEVLKEKKAEPVTPKKAPVSKAKPAPAKKKKEAKVLKEKKPEPVTPKKASVAKTKPAPVVKEAEAPHKNVSLSKERVKVVPLKKVPVTPKEKVKPAPTKKEAEVLKEKKAEPVTPKKAPVSKAKPAPAKKKKVPVTPKEKVEPAPTKKDAEVLKEKKAEPVIPKKAPVSKAKPAPAKKKKEVEAPKEKVKPVILTKEQEGAPKNATLAKERVKIVPMKKEVKVPKEKVKVSAKTKPAKIKTKPTPVVKEAEAPHKNISLTKEKVKVVPLKKVPVTLKEKVKPAPVKKEAEVLKEKKAEPVTPKKVPVTPKEKVKPAPTKKEAEIVKEKKAEPVTPKKAPVTKAKPAKKKKEVETPKEKAKPVILTKEQEGAPKNATLAKERVKIVPMKKVVKAPKEKVKVSAKIKPAKIKTKPAPVLKEAEVPQKNISLTKEKAKVVPLKKVPVTPKEKVKPAPTTKEAEVLKEKKAEPVTPKKAPVAKAKPAPAKKKKEVEAPKEKAKPAAVKKEAKPALAKKVEVAKEKPKPAQEKKAPSKKEAEIKKEKLKSLLKKEPKVTKEKVKPAVKKDILRKKIKPVHVKKEVEAPKEKDKPAAVKKVEKKAEKEEKAKEDRVLKEIQESAKKEKAATKKAAKEEKVKAEPSVSDSLLMEDELPYFQCFFVDEDEAQFPFYAFSPLQI, encoded by the exons ggGCCAAACCTGCCTCTGCTACTGCAGCCGGTGGCTCCAATGGAGCAGCAGCACCACAGCCGGGCTTCCTCAGATCCGGAGCTCTGAGTCTCCTCAATAAGCTGAAGGTGTCCGTGGAGCTGCTGATCGCCCTGGCTGCTCTGCTCTCCTGGGTGGTCGTGGGTGTGGTGATGTTTGACTTTGTGGAGTACAAAGCAGTCCCTG ACATTCAGCAAATCATTACGGACCCTGTTAAAGCTGTAAACGATGCTGTGGATGAAGCCACCAGCCTGCTCAATAAGTTTCAAG AATGTGCACCTGATTTAAGTGACCCCATGTCTGCTGCCACTTATGCAGCTGAGGAAATATCAGCAGCAAAAGATGGAGTTGTTCGATACTTTTCAGATGAGGAAG GGACCTTCTACCTCAGCTACATCGACCCTGTTGTCATTGGTAGACGAGCTTTCCATTCAACTAATGACTTCATGTGTGGAGTGGTGGGCGGCTGCAGGGACACACTATGTACTGTTGTGGACTCTATATTAGATACCATACAGGAGATAAATAAAG GAAAAATTGATCTTAGCTACATAGACCCTGTGGTAATAGGCAGAGGTGTCTTCAATGTTACTAATGAGTTCGTGTGTGGAGTGGTGGGCTACATCCAGGGTGTGCTCTGTTCGATACTGGACACTATACTGGATGTAGTGAAAG gagtCACTGACATTAGCTTCATAGACCCAGTAGTAATCGGCAGGAATACCTTCGGCGCTACTAATGACTTTGTGAATGGAATAGTGGGCTACATCCAGAGCGTACTCTGTACCATCATAGACAGTATCCTGGAAATAGTTAAAG gaACAACTGACATTAGCTTCATTGACCCTGTGGTTATTGGCAGGAATGTCTTCAGTGTTACTAATGACTTTGTGAGTGGAATAGCAGGATACATCCAGGATGTGCTCTGTGTAATCTTGGATGTGATACTGGACACATTAAAAG ATATTCAGCAGGCAGTGGGATTCAGTCCCATGTCGGTTCTGAAGACAACTGCGGACATCACCAAAGAACAGATCAGCATGCTTGTGAGCTACTTCTCAGCAACACTGATTGGTGAAGAAG gaaTCATGCCTGAAGTGTCCCTCGACCCCATGAAGGTTGTTGAGGATGCAGTGCTGGAGTTCACAGACAAGAAAGATTTGTTTGTGGCTTATATGTCAAGCATGTTGGTTGGTGATCAAG gTGAACCTGCCGCCCCTCCAGTTGTAAATGTAGTAACTGAAAAAG ATGAAGCTGTCGCTGCCCCATCTGACATCAATTTGGTGAGAAGGAAAG GTGAATTTCTGCCTCCATTTGAAAAAG TTGCAGAGATCTTACACACTGCCAAAGATGAAGCTGCTCCTGCTGCAGAGTTAAGTGAAGACTCaaagacggaggaggaggaggaggagaaggaggaggaggaggaggaggaggaggctgaagTGCCACCTGAAGCCGCTAGTGAAGCAGATGTGCAGGATGCAGAGGAAGATGAGG TGAAACATGTCGACCTTGAAGAAAAAGAATCTGAAACTCCTCTGGAGGAGGAAATCCTTGATCATGACagcaaggaggaggagaaggaagaggctgataaagaggaagaagaggagattATAACAGAGGAAGCTGCAGAGCAGTTGGAGAAAGAGGAAGgcgaggaacaggaggaggacaaaaaagaagaggagggtgAAGAAGATCAAGGAAAGACAGAGGAGGCTGTGgatgaagaagatgaggagGCACAAGCAGCAGACGGGGTGGTAGaagacaaagaggaggaggaggagatcaaaactgaagatgttttggtagaagaagaggaggaggaagtggaggaggagatcAAAACTGAAGATTATTTggtagaagaagaggaggaggaagtggaggaggagatcaaaactgatgatgttttggtagaagaagaggaggaggaagaggaggaggagatcaaAACTGAAGATGATTTggtagaagaagaggaggagaaagaggaggaggagatcaaAACTGAAGATGATTTggtagaagaagaggaggaggaagaggaggaggagatcgaAACTGAAGATGCTTTggtagaagaagaggaggaggaagaggaggagaccaAAACAATAGATGCTTtggtagaagaggaggaggaggaggagaccaaaacagaagaTGCTTTGctagaagatgaagatgaggaggaggaggaggaggccaaaCCTGAAGAAGTTTTGTTAGAagatgaggagaaggagaaagaggaggaggagaccaaaacagaagaagacttggcagaagatgaagatgaggagaaggaggaggagaccaAAACTGAAGATGTTTTGTTAGAAGacgaagatgaggaggaggaggaggaggaggatgaggaagatgaTAAGACCAAAACTGACAAAGACTTGGCAGAAGATGTGGAGAAGGAGGAACCAAAACTTGAAGACCtagcagaagaagaggaggaggaggaggaggaagaggaggaggaggaggaagagcaagaggaggaggaggaggttaaGTCAGAAGAAGAGGATGAAAGAGTCCAacaaaccatcaaaattacTGACGATGATGCCAGAGATCAGTTCGAGAAAACTGATGAAGAAGATCAGGATCTAGAAATGGACaatgaggatgaagaggaggaggaaggagaaaaactGGACTATGTAGAGATCAAGGAGGATGATAAAGATGCAGAAGAAGAACCATTAGTCCAACAGCTTGATCTTAAAATTCTGGCATCAGAAAAGCTCCATATTGATCAGATACCTGAATCTGAAGAAGAAACTTTACTACCTGAACATGATGAAGACGAATTCGCTGACATTGTTGATGATCAcgatgaaaacaacaacaacagtgagAGCAGAAAGACTGAGCCTAAACGTAAGAGGAAGGTTCATGTTCCCTTTGAGAAGCTCAGACGAGTCGGATCCAGAGCGCCTCACAAAGAAGAACATCTCAGCAAACATGAGAAAG TTCTCAAAGAGGCAAAGGAAAGACATGCAATTAAAGAAGTTAAAGATGCCATTGTTAAAG AAGAGGAGCCAGTGAAGAAGGCTCtcaaagaagaggaagatgcGAAGAAGCTGcccaaagaaaagaaacaagtaAAGAAACTCCtcaaagaagagaaagaaataaagaaaccctctaaagaaaagaaagaggtgAAGAAACCAGccaaagaagaggaggaagtcaAGAAACCTCTCAAAGAAGAGAAGGTGAAGAAACAactcaaagaagaaaaagaagtcaAGAAACCACCTAAAGAGCACAAAGAAGTAAGGAAACATAAGAGACTTTctaaaaaagaggaagaagtgaAAGAACGAcccaaagaagaaaaagaaatcaagaaaCCTCTTAGAGACAAGAAAGAAGTGAAGAAGCCACctagagaagagaaagaaaccaAGAAACCTCctaaagaggagaaagaaattAAGAAACCTCCcaaaaaggagaaagaggagaagagacCTCCTAAAGCTGCAGAAGTGacgaaagaagagaagaaacctcctaaagaagagaaagaggagaagaaaccTATTAAAGAAGCTAAAGATAAAcataaacctgaaaataaagaGGAGAGGGCCCTTAAAAAGGAGAGGGATGTGAAGAAACCTCttaaagaagagaaagaggtAAAGAAATCTCccaaagaagaggagagaccatctaagaaggagaaagaagttAGGAAACTTCtcaaggaggaaaaagaagccAAGAAACCAGCCAAAGaagacaaggaggaggagaaacctctcaaaacagagagagaagagaagataccttctaaaaaacagaaagaagtgaAGAAACCACccaaagaagagaaagaagtcaAGAAACCACccaaagaagagaaagaagtcaAGAAACCtcaaaaagaagagaaagaaccCAAGAAACCTACCAAAGATGAGAAAGAACCCGAGAAACCTACCAAAGACGAAAAAGAACCCAAGAAACCTAccaaagaagagaaagaaatcaAGAAACCTCAAAAGGAAGATAAAGAAGTTAAGAAACctctgaaaaaagagaaagaagaaaaggaaactcccaaagaaaagagagaagtgAAGAAACCTtccaaagaagacaaaaaggagaagaaacctatcaaagaagagacagaagatGAGAAACCTCACAAAGAAGCCAAGATACCTACCAAAGATGAGAAAGAAGTAAAGAAACCTCacaaggaagagaaagaagttAAGAAACCTcccaaagaagaaaaagaaggaaagaaacctCTCAAAGATAAGGAAATTGAGAAACTCCTCAAACAAGTCAAAGAAGAAAAGGAATCTCCCAAAGACAAGAAAGGAGTGAAGCAACCTTCAGAagacaaaaaagtcaagaaacCTATCAAAGatgagaaagaagagaagaaacctcttgaagaaaagagagaaatgaaGAAACCTTCCAAAGAGgacaaagaggaaaagaaaccccttaaagaaaagaaggaagtaAAGAAAccttctgaagaagaaaagaaaccccttaaagaaaagaaggaagtgAAGAAGccttctgaagaagaaaagaaaccccttaaagaaaagaaggaagtgAAGAAAccttctgaagaagaaaagaaaccccttaaagaaaagaaggaagtgAAGAAGccttctgaagaagaaaagaaaccccttaaagaaaagaaggaagtgAAGAAAccttctgaagaagaaaagaaaccccttaaagaaaagaaggaagtgAAGAAACCTtctgaagaagagaagaaaccCCTTAAAGAAAGGGAGGTGAAGACACCTCCCAAAGAagataaaaaagagaaagaggagaagaaaccTATTAAAGAAGCCAAAAAAGAGGCAgaatcaaagaaagaaaagatttcAAAAGATGGAAAGGAACCAATAAAGCCTTCTAAACAAGAGAAAGAAATCAAGACAACTaccaaagaagacaaagaacCAACGAAGAAGAGAGTCACCAAGACAG AAGCTAAACCCAAAAAGTCTGCAAAGAGAATTAAAGTAGTCAAGAAGGAAGTTGCATCTGTCCTCAAGAAGGAGCATCTTAATGTTACCAAAGCAG CTGAAGAACCCAAGAAGTCTGCAAAGGTGCTTAAATTTGCTAAAAAGCAAATAGCTCCTGCCCTGAAAAAGGAACATAAGAATGTTACTAAAGCAG CAGAGGTTCCTGAAGTCCCAAAGGTGACAGCCAAACCAGAAGTGACAAAGAAAG TGGCAGCTCCCAAGGAGGCCAAGAAGGAACCAAAGCAAAAAATCAAACGTAAACCTGTAAAACCag ATATCGATGCAgtgaaggaaaaggaaaaagcagCCCCTAAAAAGAAAG aaGCTGAAGTTTCTGAACTAAAGCCCAAACCTGGTCAGAAAG atgCTGCAGTTACTAAAGAAAAAGCCAAGCGAGCTCCACCAAAGAAGG AAGTTccaaagaaaaaggccaaagCAGCTCCAGCAAAGAAAG AGGCTGCTGCTCCTAAAGAAAAGGTCAAACCAGTCATCTTGACCAAAG AACAAGAAGGTGCTCCCAAAAATGCCACTCTGGCCAAAGAGAGGGTCAAAATAGTGCCTATGAAGAAAG TGGTCAAGGcaccaaaaaaagaagtcaaagcTGTCTCTGCAAAGACAA aatctgcaaaaatcaagacaaaaccAACACCGGTAGTTAAAG agGCAGAAGCACCACACAAAAATGTGTCTCTAACAAAGGAGAAGGTGAAGGTGGTGCCACTGAAGAAAG TGCCTGTAACTCCGAAAGAAAAAGTCAAAGCAGCACCAACAAAAAAAG AAGCTGAAGTTCTCAAGGAGAAGAAGGCTGAGCCAGTGACTCCAAAGAAAG CGGCAAAACCAACACCTGCTAAAAAGAAGAAAG TGCCTGAAActccaaaagaaaaagtcaaaccAGCATTAACAAAAAAAG AAGCTGAACTTCTCAAGGAGAAGAAGCCTGAGCCAGTGACTCCCAAGAAAG AAGCTGAAGTTCTCAAGGAGAAGAAGGCTGAGCCAGTGACTCCCAAGAAAG AAGCTGAAGTTCTCAAGGAGAAGGTGGCTGAGCCAGTGACTCCCAAGAAAG CACCTGTTTCCAAGGCAAAACCAACACCTGCTAAAAAGAAGAAAG AACCTgcaaaaatcaagacaaaaccAGCACCAGTTGTTAAAG AGGCAGAAGCACCACACAAAAATGTGTCTCTAACCAAGGAGAAGGTGAAGGTGGTGCCACTAAAGAAAG TGCCTGTAActccaaaagaaaaagtcaaaccACCACCAACGAAAAAAG AAGCTGAAGTTCTCAAGGAGAGGAAGGCTGAGCCAGTGACTCCCAAGAAAG AAGCTGAAGTTCTCAAGGAGAAGAAGGCTGAGCCAGTGACTCCCAAGAAAg CGCCTGTTTCTAAGGCAAAACCAGCACCTGCTAAAAAGAAGAAAG aaGCCAAAGTTCTTAAGGAGAAGAAGCCTGAGCCAGTGACTCCCAAGAAAG CATCTGTTGCTAAGACAAAACCAGCACCAGTTGTTAAAG aggCAGAAGCACCACACAAAAATGTGTCTCTAAGCAAGGAAAGGGTGAAGGTGGTGCCACTGAAGAAAG tgcCTGTAACTCCGAAAGAAAAAGTCAAACCAGCACCAACAAAGAAAG AAGCTGAAGTTCTCAAGGAGAAGAAGGCTGAGCCAGTGACTCCAAAGAAAG caCCTGTTTCTAAGGCAAAACCAGCACCTGCTAAAAAGAAGAAAG tGCCTGTGActccaaaagaaaaagttgaaCCAGCACCAACAAAAAAAG ATGCTGAAGTTCTCAAGGAGAAGAAGGCTGAGCCAGTGATTCCCAAGAAAG CACCTGTTTCTAAGGCAAAACCAGCACCTGCTAAAAAGAAGAAAG AAGTGGAGGCTCCTAAGGAAAAGGTCAAACCAGTCATCTTGACCAAAG AACAAGAAGGTGCTCCCAAAAATGCCACTCTGGCCAAAGAGAGGGTCAAAATAGTGCCTATGAAGAAAG aggtCAAGGTGCCAAAAGAGAAGGTCAAAGTCTCTGCAAAGACAA aACCTgcaaaaatcaagacaaaaccAACACCAGTAGTAAAAG aGGCAGAAGCACCACACAAAAATATCTCTCTAACCAAGGAGAAGGTGAAGGTGGTGCCACTGAAGAAAG tGCCTGTAACTCTGAAAGAAAAAGTCAAACCAGCACCAGTGAAAAAAG AAGCTGAAGTTCTCAAGGAGAAGAAGGCTGAGCCAGTGACTCCCAAGAAAG TGCCTGTAACTCcgaaagaaaaagtgaaaccaGCACCAACTAAAAAAG AAGCTGAAATTGTCAAGGAAAAGAAGGCTGAGCCAGTGACTCCCAAGAAAG CACCTGTTACAAAGGCAAAACctgctaaaaagaaaaaag aagtgGAGACTCCAAAAGAAAAGGCCAAACCAGTCATCTTGACCAAAG AACAAGAAGGTGCTCCCAAAAATGCCACTCTGGCCAAAGAAAGGGTCAAAATAGTGCCTATGAAGAAAG tgGTCAAAGCACCAAAAGAGAAAGTCAAAGTCTCTGCTAAGATAA AACCTgcaaaaatcaagacaaaaccAGCACCAGTGCTTAAAG AGGCAGAAGTACCACAGAAAAATATCTCTCTAACAAAGGAGAAGGCCAAAGTGGTGCCACTGAAGAAAG tGCCTGTAActccaaaagaaaaagtgaaaccaGCACCAACAACAAAAG AAGCTGAAGTTCTCAAGGAGAAGAAGGCTGAGCCAGTGACTCCCAAGAAAG CACCTGTTGCTAAGGCAAAACCAGCACCTGCTAAAAAGAAGAAAG AAGTGGAGGCTCCTAAAGAAAAGGCCAAACCTGCTGCAGTAAAGAAAG AGGCCAAGCCAGCCCTGGCCAAAAAAG TAGAGGTTGCAAAGGAGAAACCTAAACCAGCTCAAGAAAAGAAAg CTCCTTCtaaaaaagaagctgaaataaagaaggaaaagctcaaatCCCTCCTAAAGAAAG AGCCCAaagtaacaaaagaaaaagtcaaaccAGCTGttaaaaaag ACATTTTGAGGAAAAAGATCAAACCTGTCCACGTGAAGAAAG AAGTGGAGGCTCCTAAAGAAAAGGACAAACCTGCAGCAGTAAAGAAAG ttgagaagaaggcagaaaaggaggagaaagctAAAG AGGATCGAGTTCTTAAAGAGATACAGGAGTCTGCAAAGAAAG AAAAAGCTGCGACGAAGAAAGCTGCCAAGGAGGAGAAAGTTAAAG CAGAGCCTTCTGTATCAGACAGCCTTCTCATGGAGG